A segment of the Caretta caretta isolate rCarCar2 chromosome 13, rCarCar1.hap1, whole genome shotgun sequence genome:
atttttccagagactgaggtgaggctgactggcctgtagttccctggatcctccttcttcccttttttaaagattggcactacattagcctttttccagtcatccgggacttcccccgttcgccacgagttttcaaagataatggccaatggctctgcaatcacagccgccaattccttcagcactctcggatgcaactcgtccggccccatggacttgtgcacgtccagcttttctaaatagtccctaaccacctctatctccacagagggctggccatctcttccccattttgtgatgcccagcgcagcagtctcaGGTACTTCTATTCAGGTAATTCTGTTCTATCCCACACCAATCACAATCATATCACAGCACCTACAAGAGTGAAAACCCGCTAAAGAGCAATAAGGGAGTCCCccaaaatatcaaataatgaacATCCTCAGCAGTGGGCTCTTCACTGAAGGGAAGCATTTTTCTGCTCCTATATTTACTGCATGACAGAAGGTGATCAAACAATCTGAACTGTTATGACAATACTTAGGTCTCTAAACACTGAGGGGGGatggataactcagtggtttgagcattagcctgctaaacccagtgttgtgagttcaatccttgaggcagCAGTctgagacaaaaattggggattggtcctgctttgagcaaggggttggactaaatgacctcctaaggtcctttccaaccctgatattcaatgataCTGCTAGTGAAAATTTTTTCACTGAGGTGCATCTTTTGAAGCAAAATGGCCTTATAAATGAAATGGAATATTTTGTGAAATTTTCCATATTCTGCtaaattttctggtttttttttccttttgaagaaCCAAAACCCCAAACACTGAAAACAATCAGCAAAAATTGtagatgaaaacatttttttttcatcctttttttccagaggaaaaaaaagaacaatttCCCAACCACCTCTAAGTTGGGTAGCCTGAGCCATTATTTGATCTTTTACTGGTGTAGTTTGGATGGCAGAATATGCATGATTTGTTCCAAAATGAGAGATACCAGGCAAAGAAATGCCATGATCTGGGGTTTTGATCCAATTGCTGGAAAGGTAATTAGCAGGGAATGATGAGTTTTGAACATTTCAGGAACTTAAAAGAAGATGTGGTTTACGTTTATTCTCTTCAAGTTGAATTTTTGGATTTGTTTGTGTTCCCTAGATATGACAATGGCAAACACAGAGTGGAGAAACCAAACGGCCATCACAGAATTCATCCTCCTGGGATTTGGGGATCTACCTGCATTGCAGATCCTTCTCTTCCTGTTGTTTCTAGTGATCTACATTGTGACCTTGGCTGGGAACATCCTTGTCATTGTGCTAGTTGTGGCTAATcagcaccttcacacccccatgtacttcttcctggggaacttgtcctgcttggagacctgctacacctccaccatcctgcccaggatgctggccagtctcctgacagGGGACAGAACCATTTCTGTTAGAAGCTGCCTGGTACAATTATATTTCTTTGGTTCTCTAGTAGGTACAGAATGTTACCTGCTAGCTTCAatgtcttatgatcggtatttagCGATATGTAAACCACTGCATTATTCAACCCATATGAATGACAGGTTCTGCCTCCACCTAGCAGCTGGGTCTTGGCTAAGTGCATTTTTGATTGTTAccataataatatttttaatgtcaCAATTAACTTTTTGTGGCCCCAATGAAATGGACCATTTCTTTTGTGATCTCACTCCAGTGATAAAACTCTCCTGTAGTGTCACCCATCAGATGGAACTTGTGACCTTCTTGGGCTCCTTCCTATTCACTTTACCACCATTTCTATTAACCCTGACATCCTACGTTTGTATCATAACTgccatcctgagaatcccttctAGCACTGGaaggcaaaaggccttttccacctgctcctctcaccttATTGTGGTTACTACTTTCTATGGCATGCTAATCATTGTGTATATTTTACCAAAAACCAAGATGCTGCTAGAGCTTAACAAAGTGTTCTCTGTCTTCTACACCATCCTGACTCCCCTGGCCAACCCCCTCacctacagcctgagaaacaaagaagtcatgGAGGCCCTGAGAAAAGCTGTCAGGAACGCTGTGGCTTTCATGAGCTCATTTATGGAGGGTGACGTGAAATGGAGTGTATGATGTATGACATTCAGTCACTGGACCAGAATCTGTCTGGTCTGTTTTCAGAGTCCTTTACTGTAAGTTTTTCAAAGTGGGTGTAACATAATAAAAGTATAGCTGTACTGGTTAGATAAATATGTGTATGGAATCAATTAAAGTTGGGGACAAGGAAACTGGTACATACTGTGTTTGACCTAGTAGATTTGGTTAGAGGTTTTCATGACTTCTGAGAAGGTCGTGAAGTTACTGTAGTAAGTATCCAAAATGTGAGTTGCATCAACTGCAAATAAGTGGAACCATTAGATAGTTGTTTTTGTTAATTAAATTGGATGTGGTGATGTTGCCACCTGTCTCTGGACATTTCTTTTCTGGGGTCACTTGGCAACTGGCTTAAGTCTGAAGAATGAACTGAGGTGGGATGAGGTGGGAGGAGAAGTGGTGAACTTCATCAGCAAGGTTGTCCATACCATTTATTCAGACACTGAGCCCTTCCACAACATCACTAGGTGTGACTTATCCTGATCCAGAAGCATGCTGGCTGGGATTTCAAatgagcctaagggagttaggagaCTTGTTCCCCATGAACACTAATAAGAACTGTGATCCAGACTTTCAAAGGTAGTTAAGCACCTaaggatgcagataggcacctggcaggttttttaaaaacagctaagCAAATTACGAGCCTAACGCCCCATTGGAATCTTATGATGCAGCAATTGTTAGAACTTTTATTAGGAACATCCCTAAACTTCAAATGATGAAACCAACAAACCAAACATTCCTGCATTCTTCCAAATTTATTTTacacatttgtttatttttaattaacacaGGAATGGCAGATCTCCATTATTCTTTCCTCTGCCAAAATGAAATCCATACCACCATCATAACTATGGCATCACAACCAGCTCCACCATAATACTTGGATCTTCTTGTTATCCATATTAGTGATGAATCCCTCTTCATCTGTTTCAGCTACCCTGACAACTCCACCATTACAAAACTGCTGTAATTTTAAAAGCATGGGCTTAAAAAACAATCCAAGATCATCTATTACAATACTATCTAGTATCAAAAATTGCCCTTGTAAGAGCTTTAAATATTATCTACAGAGACTGTCACTGCAGGGATTTCCTTTATAAATGATTTTATGTACAAATGACTTTAATTAATCTTTGTTGGTTACTCCAGTTGGGGATTTGACCATTAAAACTAAAGTATAACTCCCTACTCCGCcaccattttcatttatttttggaaCTTTTTCACACACAAACCCcaatatttagattttaaaagttataaaaatTTTCAAGTTTTTGTTGTTTACAGAAAAATCGAGTTGTAAGTGAATAAAGAATAAAAGTTTTTTTATTTATGAAATCTTCAAAATGATTGAAATAGGATCAATTGTGCAGGAAATTAAAGTTTTCAAACTTGGTGATAGTTTTTCATtaaaactatatatattttttaaaaagacttgttTCTAAAATGTGAATACAAATCTTATAAAATATTTGacagaaataacaaaaataattgaCAGTCAGCAAGTTTTTgttaaaagttttaattttaaaaaagaccaTTTGTAATTCAGGTGAGACACTTTCCATTTGAAGAACGCTGACCCTctaaaaagtaaagaaaatgagaaaagggggattgttgaaatgaaatgatcATTAACTTTATAAGTTTCAAATATTTTAACTGTCTCCTTCCTTTTCTGTCTGTATAATAatcaaataaaataattgttaatgGTCTTTGTTACAATGGGAATAAAAAAACCCAATGTTAACTTGATCTGAAAGGCAGGTCAGACTGAGCTGTTCAATATTTTAGCAATAAGCATTCATTTTAAACCAATAATATTCACTTTTGGGTCTCTGACACCCACCCTGAATAATACATCTGACCTTTGACAAGTTCTTGGAGcaaagagaacataagaacagccatactaggtgagaccaaaggtccatcaagcccattATCtttttttctgacagtggccaatgccagtgctTCAGAgtgcatgaacagaacaggcaatcatcaagtgatccatcccctcttcctagcttctggcaaacagaggctaggaacaccatacctgcccatcctggctaatagccattgatggacttatccttcatgaacttacctagttcttttttgagccctgttagtGTCTTGGacgtcacaacatcctctggcaaagagttccacagcttgactgtgtgttgtgtgaagaaagacttccttttgtttgttttaaacctgctgcctgttaatttcatttggtgacccctggttcttgtgttatgagaaggagtaaataacacttccttatttactttctccacaccactcatgattttatagacccctatcatattcccccctcagtcgtctcttttccaagctgaaaagtcccagtcttattaatctctcctcatatggaagctgttccgtacccctaataatttttgttgcccttttctgtaccttttccaattccattttcatagaatcatagaatcatagaatatcagggttggaagggacctcaggaggtcaaccccctgctcaaagcaggaccaatccccaattaaatcatcccagccagggctttgtcaagcctgaccttaaaaactgctaaggaaggaaattctaccacctccctaggtaacgcattccagtgtttcaccaccctcctagtgaaaaagtttttcctaatatccaacctaaacctcccccactgcaacttgagaccattactccttgtcccgtcctcttttaccactgagaatagtctacagccatcctctctggaaccacctctcagatagttgaaagc
Coding sequences within it:
- the LOC142068889 gene encoding olfactory receptor 10A6-like encodes the protein MANTEWRNQTAITEFILLGFGDLPALQILLFLLFLVIYIVTLAGNILVIVLVVANQHLHTPMYFFLGNLSCLETCYTSTILPRMLASLLTAVIKLSCSVTHQMELVTFLGSFLFTLPPFLLTLTSYVCIITAILRIPSSTGRQKAFSTCSSHLIVVTTFYGMLIIVYILPKTKMLLELNKVFSVFYTILTPLANPLTYSLRNKEVMEALRKAVRNAVAFMSSFMEGDVKWSV